A region of Drosophila mauritiana strain mau12 chromosome 3L, ASM438214v1, whole genome shotgun sequence DNA encodes the following proteins:
- the LOC117140828 gene encoding uncharacterized protein LOC117140828: MEIFGTYFALMIASWGMQLCPRLYFTMGENALKFEISSISSAFIEANLYTLFTILILQLPSKIFENRRQWNFKWVFVMPYIMHYVNCFWSSTQNVRDLLIKPPMYMIKNYGYIHLGMTLICGLQLLAMVEIVFILFYSLKKGTDCEPKDRNRQDAKKNPEAVRWKTKAPSTSPTPFNN; the protein is encoded by the coding sequence atggaaatttttgGAACATATTTTGCGCTGATGATCGCTTCCTGGGGAATGCAGCTATGTCCTCGTTTGTATTTTACAATGGGTGAAAATGCCCTGAAATTCGAGATATCCAGCATATCGTCGGCGTTTATAGAGGCCAACCTGTATACTCTATTCACGATACTTATTCTGCAGCTGCCCTCAAAGATATTTGAAAACCGAAGGCAATGGAACTTCAAATGGGTCTTCGTGATGCCGTACATTATGCACTATGTGAACTGTTTTTGGAGCTCCACGCAAAATGTGAGGGATCTTCTGATTAAACCACCCATGTATATGATCAAGAATTATGGGTACATACACCTAGGAATGACCCTGATTTGTGGACTCCAGCTGCTTGCAATGGTGgaaatcgtttttattttattttatagccTGAAAAAAGGGACTGATTGCGAACCGAAAGACAGGAATCGTCAAGATGCGAAGAAAAACCCAGAAGCTGTAAGATGGAAGACTAAAGCACCTTCCACTTCGCCAACTCCTTTCAACAATTAG
- the LOC117139979 gene encoding zinc carboxypeptidase, which produces MLVKILLVVGLFGLALSVEQVRYDNYKVYNVRIDDLEQFRLLNSQEKSLKLSSWREARHLGESSDIMLPPEYQKAFESLLTNHNFTYNLKIDNVQTHIDAQRPKQRITSMEWTQFHTLEEIFAWLDVIEDRYPDIVTPFTIGNSYEGRPIRGVKISYKEGNPAVFIESNIHAREWITSATITYFIDELLVPRNPAVRDIAQNVDWYIIPVLNTDGFAYSHEVERLWRKSRLPSDPTGECIGTDLNRNFDYLWMLTGAESDPCSQIYAGPSAESDPEISQLTAYINNSIPEGTIKIYISLHSYGQYVLSPWGHTALEFPEHYPQMMHVAKGFSDALYRRYGTVFTYGSSATTLYEVSGSGKEWAYAVKNIKIPYTIELRDKGELGFVLPPEDIIPVAREVTEGFVGMIAAAREIDIL; this is translated from the exons ATGTTGGTTAAGATTCTCCTAGTCGTAGGACTCTTTGGACTGGCTTTGTCCGTTGAGCAAGTGCGATATGATAACTACAAGGTGTACAACGTGAGGATCGATGATCTGGAGCAGTTTAGGCTGCTTAACTCGCAGGAGAAGTCCTTGAAG CTCAGCAGTTGGCGCGAGGCTCGTCACCTGGGTGAATCCTCTGATATAATGCTGCCTCCTGAATATCAGAAGGCATTTGAAAGCCTCTTGACCAACCACAATTTCACCTATAACCTGAAGATCGACAACGTTCAGACCCACATCGATGCTCAGAGACCCAAACAGCGCATTACTTCCATGGAATGGACACAGTTTCACACTCTGGAGGAGATATTCGCCTGGTTGGATGTGATCGAGGATCGTTATCCGGATATAGTCACACCCTTTACCATCGGAAACTCATACGAGGGCAGACCGATTAGAGGTGTTAAAATTTCATACAAAGAGGGAAATCCTGCCGTTTTCATTGAGTCCAATATTCATGCCCGCGAGTGGATTACGTCAGCGACGATCACCTACTTCATCGATGAGTTGCTGGTGCCTCGTAACCCGGCAGTCAGGGATATAGCTCAGAATGTGGACTGGTATATCATTCCCGTTCTGAATACAGATGGCTTTGCCTATTCCCATGAAGTG GAACGCCTTTGGCGAAAGTCCCGTCTGCCTTCAGATCCCACGGGGGAGTGCATTGGAACTGATCTCAATAGGAACTTTGATTACCTGTGGATGT TGACTGGAGCCGAATCGGATCCCTGTTCACAAATTTATGCTGGTCCATCGGCAGAATCAGATCCAGAGATCAGCCAACTAACCGCCTACATAAACAATTCCATACCTGAAGGCACTATAAAGATCTACATCTCATTGCATTCCTATGGACAGTATGTTCTTTCGCCTTGGGGACATACAGCTCTGGAGTTCCCCGAACACTATCCACAAATGATGCACGTGGCCAAAGGCTTTTCGGATGCTCTTTATAGAAGATATGGCACAGTGTTTACCTATGGATCCAGTGCTACCACATTAT ATGAAGTTTCTGGTTCGGGCAAGGAATGGGCCTATGCGGTGAAGAACATCAAGATACCCTATACCATAGAGCTGCGCGATAAGGGCGAATTGGGCTTTGTCCTTCCTCCGGAGGATATTATTCCAGTGGCACGCGAGGTGACCGAAGGATTCGTGGGCATGATAGCCGCTGCACGGGAAATCGATATATTgtag